A genomic window from Elaeis guineensis isolate ETL-2024a chromosome 3, EG11, whole genome shotgun sequence includes:
- the LOC105041316 gene encoding oxysterol-binding protein-related protein 1C isoform X3, whose product MMNEGSASETEDENERHDAAEEETDDEENAFFDTRDFLSSSSFKSSESEFHKSEIDSDDEELYGVGQVDGVGSLMRTMGTNYSYVRRRKKLPDPIEKEKGVSLWSMIKDNIGKDLTKVCLPVYFNEPLSSLQKCFEDLEYSYLLDRAYEWGRKGNGLMRILNVAAFAVSGYSSTEGRHCKPFNPLLGETYEAHYPDKGLRFFSEKVSHHPMIVACHCEGNGWKFWGDSNLKSKFWGRSIQLDPVGVLTLEFDDGEIFQWSKVTTSIYNLILGKLYCDHYGTMRIQGNREYSCKLKFKEQSIIDRNPHQVHGIIQDRNGKIAATLFGKWDESMHFVHGDCSGKGKGSEPLSEACILWKCGKPPKNPTRYNLTRFAITVNELTPGLKEKLPPTDSRLRPDQRCLENGEYEMANAEKLRLEQRQRQARKMQERGWKPRWFAKDRGSDTYRYIGGYWEAKEKGNWDGCPDIFGQIPGDQIID is encoded by the exons AAGGAAGTGCCAGTGAAACTGAGGATGAGAACGAAAGGCATGATGCTGCTGAAGAGGAGACTGATGATGAAGAAAATGCATTTTTTGATACACGAGATTTTCTCTCATCAAGTTCTTTTAAAAGCAGTGAATCTGAATTTCATAAATCTGAAATTGATTCTGATGATGAGGAACTTTACGGAGTTGGTCAGGTTGATGGTGTTGGCTCGTTGATGAGGACCATGGGAACTAACTACTCATATGTTAGGAGACGTAAAAAGTTGCCTGATCCAATTGAAAAAGAGAAAGGAGTGAGCCTCTGGTCGATGATTAAGGATAACATTGGAAAAGATCTCACCAAAGTTTGTCTTCCTGTGTATTTTAATGAACCACTGTCATCATTACAGAAATGTTTTGAAGATCTGGAGTACTCTTACCTTCTTGACCGTGCATATGAGTGGGGCAGAAAG GGAAATGGTCTTATGAGGATTCTTAATGTTGCTGCATTTGCTGTTTCTGGATATTCTTCAACTGAGGGCAGGCATTGCAAGCCTTTCAATCCACTTTTGGGTGAAACATATGAGGCTCATTATCCAGACAAAGGCCTCCGGTTTTTCTCAGAAAAG GTCAGTCATCACCCTATGATTGTCGCATGTCACTGTGAGGGTAATGGATGGAAATTTTGGGGAGATAGTAATTTAAAAAGCAAGTTTTGGGGTCGTTCAATACAGCTTGATCCTGTTGGTGTTCTAACACTTGAGTTTGACGATGGTGAAATTTTTCAATGGAGCAAG GTGACCACTTCCATCTACAACCTTATATTGGGAAAACTTTATTGTGATCATTATGGTACTATGCGCATACAAGGAAATCGTGAATACTCTTGTAAACTGAAGTTCAAGGAGCAGTCAATAATAGACCGCAACCCCCATCAG GTGCATGGCATAATTCAAGATCGGAATGGGAAAATAGCGGCAACACTCTTTGGAAAATGGGATGAGAGCATGCATTTTGTACATGGAGATTGCTCAGGTAAGGGCAAGGGATCTGAACCATTGTCTGAGGCCTGCATATTATGGAAATGTGGCAAACCACCTAAGAACCCCACCAGATACAACCTCACACGCTTTGCAATTACAGTGAATGAACTCACCCCTGGACTAAAG GAAAAGCTGCCACCCACAGATTCAAGGCTAAGACCTGATCAAAGGTGCCTGGAGAATGGGGAGTATGAAATGGCAAATGCAGAGAAATTGAGACTAGAGCAGCGGCAGCGGCAG GCACGGAAGATGCAGGAAAGGGGCTGGAAGCCTCGGTGGTTTGCAAAAGATAGAGGAAGCGACACATACCGCTATATCGGCGGTTACTGGGAGGCCAAGGAAAAGGGCAATTGGGATGGGTGTCCTGATATCTTCGGCCAAATCCCTGGTGATCAAATAATTGACTGA